Within the Chiloscyllium plagiosum isolate BGI_BamShark_2017 chromosome 31, ASM401019v2, whole genome shotgun sequence genome, the region AAACTATTGCTGGTCATGATGTGGATACCTTCTTGGTTTGACCCCATGACCGATGGCTTGAAGAGAGCTTCTGGACACTTACATCGTTCCTTGCCAATAGTAATGAGATGACCATCAGGGAGCTCATAGTCCACAAGGTGGGTTCCCTCATTTCTATAATCCACAGCCACATAGCAGCATTTCTGCTTGATGTCTTCGACAATGTACCTGCCTTTCTCATGAAACGCGTTGCCAGCCTCACTCAGCAGCTTGATCAGGTAAGTGGTGAGGTCGTGCCCCCCCAGGTCGATTCGACTGATGGCATCGGGCATGTTGTAGCCCTCATGGACGGGGACAGAGTGGGTCACGCCGTCCCCAGAGTCGACCACCAGCCCGCTGGTTTTACCGTAAGAATAGACGGCCAGCACCGACTGGTAAGAGACGTGCATGGCGGGGACATTGAAGCGCTCGAACAACAGCTCGGCGATCTTCTCCCTGTTGGtggtggggctgaggggagggTCTGAGATCAGGATGGCGTGTTCCTCCGGAGACACCTTCAGATCCTCATAGAACACGTGGCGGAGGAGATCTTCCGCCGCGGTCCAGTCCACGATGACTCCTTGCCGAGTTGGCCGGATCAGTTTGAGGTCAGGCTCGGTCGAGACCGTTCTGCCCACAGTGATGCTGTTCCGCTTACTCCTCCCTCTCGGGTAGCCCACTATTGATCCGAGAACCGAGTCGGGTCTCGGTTGCCCGGCGTAGCCCACTTTACAAACGCCCGATCCCATGTCAATGACCAGTGCTCCCGTCCTCCGGGTGCAGCAATTCGGATTGACTCTGGTCTCCGCTTTCATCTCAGAGTGTGTGTGCCGCTCCTGCCCCATCGCCAACGATAGAGACTTCGACACTTTACACTTCCAATGACCTTTGGACATTTCCTTCCGTGCAGCGGAGAAAGAATGCAGGAGTTAAATCTTTTCATTATCAGAAAGAGGTACATCACAAAGTCAAGAATCGGTCCGATTGTGACGTGGGTCGGTGAATATTTTGTTGGtcgttaattttaattttttttttgcccattctAGTGATAAAATACATATATGTAAAACCAGCACGATGCCCAAATTCAAAACGACACTGATGGAATACAAGCACAATTAGAACTGAACTGCCCCTTCCCTTCAGAAAGCTGAAGACTTCTGGAGAATTGCGGGAACAcggaacaatacagcgcagaacaggcccttcggccctcgatgttgcgccaacctgtgaactaatctaagctcatccctcaacactatcccatcatcatccatgtgcttatccaaggattgtttaaacctcCATAGTGTagctgagttaattacattggcaggcagggcattccaggcCCTGACTAATCTCTGAGTAAACTACCTGCCTcgaacatctgtcttaaatctatcatccctcaatttgtagttatgccccctcgtacacgctgacaccatcatcctaggaaaaagactttcactgtctaccctacctaacgTTCTGATTATCTTGAATGTCTCCATTAAATGcgctcttagccttcttctttgcaatgagaacagaggagaaagtgaggtctgcggatgctggaggaCAGcctaatgagaacagacccaagtctctcagcctttcctcataagaccttccctccagaccaggcaacatcctggtaaatctcctctgcaccttttccaatgcttccacatcctccctgtaatggggcgaccagaactgtacacaatattccaagtgcagctgcactagtgggttttgtatagttgcagcatgacatcacggctctggaactcaatccctctaccaataaaacctaacacgccgtatgccttcttaacagcactatcaacctgggt harbors:
- the LOC122565299 gene encoding actin-like, producing MVAPMLNTQLRWNKDHQAIGKSRLISSLSPQILPDPEMSKGHWKCKVSKSLSLAMGQERHTHSEMKAETRVNPNCCTRRTGALVIDMGSGVCKVGYAGQPRPDSVLGSIVGYPRGRSKRNSITVGRTVSTEPDLKLIRPTRQGVIVDWTAAEDLLRHVFYEDLKVSPEEHAILISDPPLSPTTNREKIAELLFERFNVPAMHVSYQSVLAVYSYGKTSGLVVDSGDGVTHSVPVHEGYNMPDAISRIDLGGHDLTTYLIKLLSEAGNAFHEKGRYIVEDIKQKCCYVAVDYRNEGTHLVDYELPDGHLITIGKERCKCPEALFKPSVMGSNQEGIHIMTSNSLKRIEPQIRNVMYDNVLLSGGTTLFDGFNVRFCKEIFPLAPHDIKPKIHAVPERKYAVWIGGSILASLHSFQSLWIRQKDYEEDGPLIVHRRCY